In a genomic window of Glycine max cultivar Williams 82 chromosome 13, Glycine_max_v4.0, whole genome shotgun sequence:
- the LOC100784069 gene encoding monothiol glutaredoxin-S10 has translation MERITKLASQKAVVIFSKSSCGMSHAIKRLFYEQGVGPAIYELDEDTRGKEMEWALMRLGCNPSVPAVFVGGKFVGSANTVMTLHLNGSLKKMLRDAGALWL, from the coding sequence ATGGAACGCATAACAAAATTGGCATCACAAAAAGCTGTGGTGATCTTCAGCAAGAGCTCGTGTGGGATGAGCCATGCAATTAAGAGGCTGTTCTACGAGCAAGGTGTGGGCCCCGCAATCTATGAGCTTGATGAGGACACAAGAGGGAAGGAAATGGAATGGGCTCTGATGAGACTCGGGTGCAACCCTTCTGTGCCAGCAGTGTTCGTTGGTGGCAAGTTTGTGGGTTCAGCCAACACGGTCATGACCCTTCACCTCAATGGCTCACTCAAGAAAATGCTCAGAGATGCTGGTGCTCTATGGCTTTAG